The genome window GCCATCCCGTCCCTCTGTCCCACGCTGCTGTGTGCCATCCCATCCCTCTGTCCCGCGCTGCTGTGTGCCATCCCATCCCTCTGTCCCGCGCTGCTATGTGTCATCCTGTCCTTCTGTCCCACGCTGCTATGTGCCATCCCGTCTCTCTGTCCCACGCTGCTGTGTGCCATCCCGTCCCTCTGTCCCGCGCTGCTGTGTGTCATTCTGTCCTTCTGTCCCACACTGCTGTGTGCCATCCTGTCCCTCTGGCCCACGCTGCTGTGTGCCATCCCATCCCTCTGTCCCGCGCTGCTGTGTGCCATCCCGTCCCTCTGTCCCGCGCTGCTGTGTGCCATCCTGTCTCTCTGTCCCACGCTGCTATGTGCCATCCCGTCCCTCTGTCCCGCGCTGCTGTGTGCCATCCCGTCCCTCTGTCCCGCGCTGCTGTGTGCCATCCCGTCCCTCTGTCCCGCGCTGCTGTGTGTCATTCTGTCCTTCTGTCCCACACTGCTATGTGCCATCCCGTCCCTCTGTCCCGCACTGCTGTGTGCCATCCTGTCCCTCTGTCCTGCACCTCTGGGAATGCCACCATCCCTCTGTCCCATGCTGCTGTGTGCCATtctgtccctctgtcctgcACCCCTGGACATGgctctgtccctctgtcctgcACCTCTGGGAACGCCACCATCCCTCTGTCCTGCACTGCTGTCTGCCACCCTGTCCTGAAACTTTGGGCACTGCCCTGTCCCTCTGTCCTGAAACTTTGGGCACTGCCCTGTCCCTCTGTCCTGCACCTCTGGGAATGCCAGTGTCCCTCCATCCTGCACTTGTGTGTGCTGCCCTGTCCCTCTGTCCTGCACCTCTGAGCACTGCCCTGTCCCTCTGTCCTTAATTCTGGGCACTGCCCTGTCCCTCTGTCCTGCACCCCTGGGCATGGCTTTGTCCCTCTGTCCTGCGCTGCTCTGTGCCATCCTGTCCTTCTGTCCTGCACCTCTGAGCACTGCCCCGTCTCTCTGTCCTGAAACTTCGGGCACTGTCCTGTCCCTCTGTCCTACACCCCTGGGCATGgctctgtccctctgtcctgcACCCATGGGAATGCCACTGTCCCTCTATCCTTCACTGCTGTGTGCCcccctgtccctctgccctgcaccccCGGGCAgatccccccccccagccctccaggGGGGTGGTCCCAGCCCACAGCAGACCCAGCTTGCAGCCACCATCCAGCTGTTACCCGGCTTCCCAGATgtgccaggctggcacagggcGGGACCGTcccgtccctgtccctgtccctgtccctgtcccttcGTCAGCCCCGGCGCTGCGACAAGCAGCTATTTCCAGCACCTGGCTGTATTTGTCCAAGCCGGGGAGGTCTGCACCCCGCATGGGGGGTGCCCCGTCCTGCCCGGGGGTCATGGCTGCCCGAGGTGCCCGGCAGTCACCGGCACGCAGGAAAAGCTGAGTAACAGAGGTGACTTATAAGAATGTCATTATCTATATTCCTGCCTCCCCACCGCAGGAAAACAGGTTATTTTCATGCCCTGTGCGTGTGCAGAATTTAGCAGGCAGATAACTCCCGGCAGGCGGGAGATGCTCAGAGGGTTATTTCAGGCTGTGTTCCTTTCCAGGCGTTTTTTCTcgcatttctttattttattttgccacGCCAGGCTGTGTTTTGACCTTGGCGCGGACAGCGGGGGCCCCCGGGGTTgtttcccgccccccccccccccgggtctAAACATCAACTTTTCCACTATCGGCTCTGGGGGATatttcaggcagcagcagcgtCATCCTGCAGCCTTTGATGCTGCGGATCCCCAGGGGCCCTGTGAGGTTCCCAGCTTTGGCCACGGGGCAGCCCAGGCTgtggggacccccacccccgcgGGTGGGTCCTGCTGGGACTGGGGGTCCCCGGGCAGGGCCGCTCCTTGCCCACTCCCTGTGGCTGGATGCCACCGTGGCTCCGTGGATCACCCAGTGCTGGACATGAGGATGGAGGTTGCATCCTGTGCGGTGCTCAAGGCGTGGAATTGTGGCACAGAGGATGTATCTGGACAGGGATGGCTGTCCTGGGGGATTCCCACCCCGATGGGATACACATCCCAGTGGGATACCTGGCCCAGAGGGATGCCCTTCCTGGGATGCCAGTCCTGGGGCTatgcccagccctgggggatGCTTACCCCTGGGGAATACCCATTTCCAGGGGGATGCCCATCCTGGTGGGGTGCCTGTTCCAAGGGGATGCCTGTCCCAAGGGGATACCTGTCCTGGTGAGATGTCCATCCTGGTGGGATGCCCATCCCAAGGGGAAGCCTGTCCCAGCGGGATACCCATCCCAGAGGGATGCCCTCCCCAAAGGATGCCCATCCCAGGGGGATACCCATCCCAGAGGGATGCCCTTCCTGCAGGATGCCCGTCCCAGGGGGATACCCATCCCAGAGGGATGCCCTCCCCGAAGGATGCCCATCCCAGGGGGATACCCATCCCAGAGGGATGCCCTTCCTGCAAGATGCCCATCCCAGAGGGATGCACTCCCCAAAGGATGCCCATCCCAGGGGGTATACCCATCCCAATGGGATGCCCTCCTCATAGGATGCCCATCCCAGGGGGATATCCATCCCAGAGGGATGCCCACCCTGAAGGATGCCCATCCCAGGGGGATACCCATGCCAGCAGGGCACctgccagcccagagctgctccccacctTTGCCACAGACTTTCTCCGGCTGCAGCCGGGCCCCACACATGGGTGTGTGGGGCCAGTGGCCAGTCCCAACccccctggccctggccccaGTAACCTCGGTGCCCTCCCTggcccccctcctcccccggAGCCGAGGGGAGCCGTCAGCCCAGGCCGGGAGCGGTGATGGACGATGCTCATTCCCTGTCTGCCGTCTTGTACCTCCCGTGGCCGCTCCCAACGCTCGGCCTCGGCGGCACCAGCCCCGCCGTCCCGGCAAATTCCAGTGccagagatgctgcagcccaggtgCCATGGTGATGGGCGCCCCAGCCATGGGGATGGGCGCCCCAGCCATGGGGATGGACGCCCCAACcgggagcagaggcagggatgGCTGGGCTGGAGACGGGCACAGCGGGAGAAAGAAGGGGGTCTGCAGGGAGGGGGTGACGAAGAGGAGGGGAGGGCCGAGGAAAGGGGTAGAAGGTGGATGGACAGACggctggaggggctggtggACACAGAACGGGGAGGTGAGTGGATGGAGAGGTgacggatggatggatggatggttggatggatgggtggatgaCGTGGGTGGATGTGCTCCCCCCCCCTGCAGCTcatcccctcccttccccagccccccagaaACAAATCGGGGCAGGACTGATAAAAATATATCCTTTATTCTTCTCTAAAGGCTATCAGTGAAACCTGTAAcaaagcattattattattaataattattattaattattattattatctttaattataaaaaacaGGGCCTGGGTCCAGCGAAGCGGCGAGAGGGGGGGACAGCATCAAACCGTccacaataaatattttatttacagtaagaAGAGGACCCCACGGAACCGGAGCAGCCAAGGGGGCAGCCGGGAAGGTGCGTGGCACCAAGCCCACCCAGACCGGCTGCTGGCCCCGGGGATGGGACAGGGGGGGTCCCAGGGTGCAGCCACACGCCCACCCATGGGCGCCTTCAATCCAGCCAGACACCCATCATCATGGGGGGTGGCGCAGACCCCCTccggggctgggcagggtggtcccccggggggggggcgggggggttcaCAGGCACTCGTGCAGCACCTGCGTGTTGGTGCAGTTCAGGCAGCTGACGTGGCAGCACCAGTGGAAGGTGCAGTTGCAGCGCTCGGTGACACGCTGGGTGCGCGTGCGGTACCCGCGCCCGCAGCACAGCAGCTCGCACCCATCCAGCCCTGGCGAGGAGCTGTTGCAGAAGCGCCCGGCCGTCCCCGCCGTCCCCGTTTTCCCGCTGTAGGTGCAGAAATTGGGTGACTTCTCGAAGTAGACAAGGTCATGGGGCGAGGGGGGTTTGTGGGCCGGGTTCTCGGGCTCCAGGTGATGCAGCTCCACCCGCGATGCCCGGTTGCTGCCCTTGTTGCCGTAGATGACGCGGGAAGCGCCGTCGAAGCGGTCCTTCAGGACGTCACCCACGGCGCGGAAGGTAGGCAGCCGCATCCAGCACGTGCGGACGGTGCAGGAGCCCGACATGCCGTGGCACTTGCACTCCTGGCGCATCTCTGAGAAGACCGTCTGCAAGGGGGGAGGGGTGCGAGGTGCTGTGAGCAGGCTgggacaccccctccccaccagggGACCACCGTGCTCCTGCACCCCACTTCCCTGCAGCATCACATCATGCTCATCCTGCCCAAAGCTGAGTGGGAAACATTTCTCCGACAGTTGCCAACCCATCCATGGGGACAAGCTGGGGGTCTCGGTGgcccctgtccccatcccccctctccggggctgcctgcagccccctgtgCCCTCACCATGCGCCCGGCCTCGTTGTTGTGCAGGTTCATGAGGAAGCGCAGGTCCCGGCCCTTCTCGCTGGAGTCCACAAATTCCCGCCCGAAGAGGCGCCCAAAGTCGATGTTGtcactgcagcccccccagtgccAGTCGGGCCCCCCGGGACCGCGGCGCCGGTAGTCACAGGTGCAGGATTCAATGGAGCCCTCGGAGCAGGACCGTGCCACCGAGTGCGTCACGCCAGCACTGGTGATGGCAAAGATGAACGCTGTCTCCCGGCAGCCTGCGGAGGGGAGCGGGACCTCAGGGTGCTGCCagactggggagggggcacccacCGGCACCCCTAACCCATAGCCACGCCGGGCTGATGATGGGCTGGGCGCCAGTGCTACCCCACGGTGAACCAGGGCTGCTTGGCCACACATGCCAGCTTGGGGGTACCACGGCGGGGATACGGGGAGCCCCGTGCCGCCTCCCGCCACCCCATACCCTCACCCCGGTTGACGATTTTGCCAAAGATGTTGGGGCCCTGGGAGGTGGGGCAGTTCCAGCGGCGGTTGCGGAATTGCCACTTGCACTCCTTGATGGCGGTCTGGAGGCCGGAGCTGACGCTGTGCAGGATGCCGGGGTTCTGGCGGATCAGCTTGCGTTGCTTGCggctcagcagctgcaggctggggtcCAGCACCAGCTGCACGTTCTTGGAGTCGGTCAGCAGGTTGGTGGACGAAGCCACATTGATGATGCCCCTAACGGCACAGCCAAGGAGGGTGATCAccgaggggggggggagggggtccccagcagcccacTCCCCACTTCAACCCCACCCCCGGGGGTCTCCCTCAGCTCCTTGCTGCTACCACAGCATCCTCTCCCCGAGCATCCCCCGCAGCCGGCACTCACCCGGGGGTCACAGCCCCGTGCGTCCCCCTGCGTTCCCCATCCCCGGGGTCAGTGTGGCCACCACCGTGCCGGTGTCAAGCCCGGTCCCTCCAccccggtcccggtcccggtgGACTCACCACCACCGCCCGCTGTTGTTCACCGCCAGCGTGttggagagggaggagagggccAGAGCCCAGAGCGCCCGGAGCGCCAGCCCCAGCGCGGCGGCTCGCATGGCTCCGGCACCGGGAGGCCCCGGCAGAGTGCGCGGGCGAGCGGCCGCCGGGGTATTTATGGTGCCGcggagcccccggcccggccgctaCATCCACGCGTGTTTCCGGacgcgcggggcgggcggctccGCTGagggcggccgcggggggccGCGGGGAGCGCCGGCCGGCCGGCTCGGAACCGCTACCGGCACCGGTTGCAAACCGGTGGCCGGTGCCCCGGGGGTGGCGTCGGGGGTGCGGTGCCCGGCGCTCCCCGCCCGGTCCCTGGAGCGCGGCGTCGGGCGCTGCTCCGTGCGCGGTGCCCGGTGGTCCGTGCGCGATGCCCGCTGCTCCGTGCGCGGTCCCCGGTGCCCGGTGTTGGCTGCTCCGTGCGCGGTGCCCTGTGTTGGCTGCTCCGTGCGTGGTCCCCGGTGCCCGGTGCTTAACGCTCCGTGCGCGGTGCCCGGTGCCCGGTGTTGGCTGCTCCGTGCGCGGTACCCGGTGTTGGCTGCTCCGTGCGCGGTCCCCGGTGCCCGGTGCTTAACGCTCCGTGCGCGGTGCCCGGGGACTCCCCGGGGTGGCGGCGCGGCTGGACTCGGCTCGGCGCGGTGGGTGCGCAGCGCTCAGCACCCGGGAGCATcttccagccccttccctcttATAGGGGCGGCGCGGAGGGTCCCCATGGGCCTGTCCGGCCGAACGGGGCCTCCCCGCGTCCTCGCCCTAACAATGGGGAGCGGCGGAGCCGCGGCACCTCTTATGGGGCGGCCGgagcggcggcgccgggccTGTCCGTCACGGCCCGGATTAGCCCGGCGGGTGGCTGCGCCCCGGCCCCGTGCCCAGAcagggggacgggggggggaCCCTgctgccgcccccccgcctggccccgccgccccgcttTCCCGGTATCGGCCCCGGTTGGGGGGAGCCTGGCACGGCTCGGGACAGCTCCCGGTGCAAGGAGGAGCGTGTCCTGGAACGGGCCGGGATAGCGCTGGGAGCACGGAGGGAGCGGGGGCCGGGGATAGCGCGGGATCTCCCGGGACAGCACGGGGGGGTGGAGTGACGGGATCTCCCGGGATAGCTCCGGGAGCACGGGAGGGGCAGAGTCCCGGGACAACCCGGGCCGCACAAGGGAGCACGGTCCCGGGACAGATCGGGGACTCGGTCCCGGGATCCCCGGGTttggagggggcggggggagcggcggggccgtgcAGCACCCCCCGGGGCACGGGACCGTCGGGGCCGCACCGATTGCCGGTGCCGGTCCGGAGTCCCCGGACCCCTCGCCCGTCCCGGCCACCGCCCGTCCCGGTCCGTGCCCGGCGCGACGGGGCGGCCGCGTCCTCCCACCGCTCGGGGCCGGGTTGTCCCGGGCCGGGCTGGCTACGGACGGGGCCCGACGGTCGCCCGTGCACCCCgggccccctccccaccaaCGTGCCCGTGGACGCCCACGGCGTGTGCGACCCCCGTGGGTGCGGCACGGCCCCGCACAGCTCCCCTGCCCCGGGGGACCCGGCGTGGGCCGGCACCGAGCggcagagggaggaagggatggACCGgggggagagggatggagggagggatggaggacGGGAGGTGATggagggagggcggggggggggcctgacggggggggggggggcgggggggggggccctgGCGTGCCCACGGTCAGGGCACGGTGACACCGTGCAGGTGCTGGCACTCGTCCCGGTGGGGACGAGGGTCTCTCCCTGCTGGGGACCCGGGGGGTGGGCAGGTGTGAAgtcccggggctggggccgggggggttGAGCTGAGCCCCCCGTTGTGGCGGGGTGCAGGGGGGGTAATCTCCCCGCGGCGGTTTCCCCGGACCAGTCATGCGGGGCCGGATTAGCCCCGCTCGCCCGTCACGGCCCGGGGCTGCCGCTCCCGATTTCAATGCAAGGACGGACAAAGCCCGGGCCGGcaacgggggtgggggggctcgCACCGGGTACCCCCCCTCACCCCTTTCCCCGGTCCGGGAGGGGCCCGGGGCCGCCTGGGGTCTGCTCCAGGACGGCGtctcccgcccccccctccccggttCCCGGCCGGGCCAGGCGGTGTCCGCGCCCTCGGGCCGCCGCCCCGTCGGGGCTCCCGGGGCTGAGGTCACCGGCCGCGGGGAGGCCCCGGGGCGCGGCCGGGagggccctgcccggggccgtGCCACCAGCGGTGGGGCCCAAACACGACCCCCCACCCACGCTGCTTCATCCCGGGACCCCCCTCTCCGCACGCCTcgcccccccccgcctctcCCGCTGCCCcgaccccctcccccccctccgGTGTACCCCCCATCCCCTCTGCTTCCCCCGCGCAGCCCGACGGCAGCCCCGGGGGGTGATGCTCGGgacaaaccccccccccccggctctgGTGTCTCTGCGGGAGCCCGGCGGTGCCGAGCGGCTCCCGCAGCCGTCGGGGCGCTCGGTGCTGCCGGTGCCTCCGGGGTGGCCACCCTTACCTGCCCGGGGTGgaggggggcgtgggggggggtgtcggtTTCCCGTCCTGCCGCACCGAGCAGGGACGGACAGACAGCCGGGGGGATGTGTGAAACCGGGGGTGCCCCGCACCCCCCGCCGGCCCCTTCCCGGCCCCGTGAGCCCCGGGGCAGCCTCGGTACCGCCGGTACCgcaccggggcggggggggggagggggtcaCTGAGCCCCCCGTGCTGTTATTGGGGTCCTCGCCCCCCCGGGAAatacagcccccccccccccccatgtacacacacaccccgggACGGGGCTGCTATGCCCCGGTTCTGCTACCGGGGGGGGCGCCTTGAGGGGGGGGTGGTCCATCAGCCCCCCCCTCCAGTGCAGCCCCCCCCGCACTGCTGCAACCGCTGCCATGGAAACGTGTCGCGGTTCTCGCGAGCTCCGCgggcccccctcccccctccatccctgcgCGCGCCCCCGGGCCCGGTGCGGGGTTGGGGTGCGGCGTGTGTGTGCGGGAAACGAGGCGGagggacggggggggggggggcgacgGCGGAGAGGGGGGGGCCGGCACCGGGCGCTCTCGCGAGATCGGCGCGATCGGGCCTCCGCTTCCGGCGGCGGGAGCGGTGCAGAGTCagctgcgggcggggggcgccaccggcaccggcaccagGTGCGGGGGGGgccgccggggggcggggggggggtgtccgcccgggggcgggggggaggccCGCGGCGCCGTGAATCGGCGGGTGCGCTGCACCCGGGGGGGGTGTGGAGGGGGGATACcgcaccgggggggggggtcgcGGGCTGCGGTGCGTTTGGGGGTGCAGGGTGCATTGGgggtgcggggaggggggggggcagcatcCCAGCTCGGGGGGGGGTGTGCGGTGCAGCGGGGGGGCGGGTAGAGGCCGTGGGGCGgtgcggcgggcgggggcggggggcgatgcggcgggggggggcggtgaTTTGAGGGGGGATGCAATtcccccgggggggggggcggtgcgTTGGAGGGGcgcagggagagcaggggggGGGATGCTGTGGTCCTGGGCGGGGGGGCGCAGTGAATTCGGGGGGCGTCGCGccgaggggctgcgggggggtggggggggcgggagTGGGCGGCAGCGCaggggcgggaggggcgggctgcggagcgggggggcggcgggggctcccctccgggggggggggccagTGGGTGAGCtggggggcgcagggggggTGTCAGGGCCAGGGTGGGGGCTGTGTTgcgtccgtccccccccccgaGGAGGGCTGGGatccgtgcctcagtttccccccaCGCAAAGCTTTGGCCTGTCCCCTCATTGGGTGCagcgtgggggggggggtccccagcatGGCCCCCCCATATCGAGCCGCACACAGGGAGCATGTGGCCCCATCCCAGACCCCCTGCTTGGGGTCCTCAGAGCCCCGCATCCCCCCGTAACGTGGGGATCCCCGATTCCCACAGCCCCCCTGAAGCACGGGGAATCCCTGGAGCCCTACAGCGCCGCCTGCtcgcccccccccgcccccctccccgcagtTCTCagggccgccccccccccacctcccaccccgCCCCAGCACCTGCCCCGTGCCCCCGCAGGATCCGGCCTCGGCTCCGTCACCATGGGCAACATCTTCGGGAACCTGCTGAAGAGCCTGATCGGGAAGAAGGAGATGCGGATCCTGATGGTGGGGCTGGACGCCGCCGGGAAGACCACCATCCTCTACAAACTGAAGCTGGGGGAGATCGTCACCACCATCCCCACCATAGGTGTGCAGCGGGGGGGGCCACCGGGCAAGGACCCCACCCCATCACggctcctggggagggggctggcggCTCcgcgtgcctcagtttccctccgCTGTCGCTCCCCGCAGGGTTCAACGTGGAGACGGTGGAGTACAAGAACATCAGCTTCACCGTGTGGGATGTGGGTGGGCAGGACAAGATCCGGCCCCTCTGGCGGCATTACTTCCAAAACACCCAGGGTAggttcccccccaccccggggggctgcggtgggaggaggggaggcggggggggtCGCTGGGGagcggggtggtggtggggctggccGGGTCCTGCGCTCCCAGCAGCGCCCGCTCGCCGCCCCCAGGCCTGATCTTCGTGGTGGACAGCAACGACCGGGAGAGGGTGAACGAGGCGCGGGAGGAGCTCATGCGGATGCTGGCGGAA of Falco rusticolus isolate bFalRus1 chromosome 19, bFalRus1.pri, whole genome shotgun sequence contains these proteins:
- the LOC119139933 gene encoding ADP-ribosylation factor 3; amino-acid sequence: MGNIFGNLLKSLIGKKEMRILMVGLDAAGKTTILYKLKLGEIVTTIPTIGFNVETVEYKNISFTVWDVGGQDKIRPLWRHYFQNTQGLIFVVDSNDRERVNEAREELMRMLAEDELRDAVLLVFANKQDLPNAMNAAEITDKLGLHSLRHRNWYIQATCATSGDGLYEGLDWLANQLKNKK
- the WNT1 gene encoding proto-oncogene Wnt-1; the encoded protein is MRAAALGLALRALWALALSSLSNTLAVNNSGRWWGIINVASSTNLLTDSKNVQLVLDPSLQLLSRKQRKLIRQNPGILHSVSSGLQTAIKECKWQFRNRRWNCPTSQGPNIFGKIVNRGCRETAFIFAITSAGVTHSVARSCSEGSIESCTCDYRRRGPGGPDWHWGGCSDNIDFGRLFGREFVDSSEKGRDLRFLMNLHNNEAGRMTVFSEMRQECKCHGMSGSCTVRTCWMRLPTFRAVGDVLKDRFDGASRVIYGNKGSNRASRVELHHLEPENPAHKPPSPHDLVYFEKSPNFCTYSGKTGTAGTAGRFCNSSSPGLDGCELLCCGRGYRTRTQRVTERCNCTFHWCCHVSCLNCTNTQVLHECL